The DNA window CTCCAGCAGGCGGCCGAGCAGGGCCTGCCCGGGCTGGCGCTGCTGGCCTGCGCCTATCTGTGGGTGCTGTGGGCGCTGCTGCGCTCCCCCCGGCCGACGCCGGTGGCGGTGTCGGCTGCGGCGGCGCTGACCGGGCTGGCCGTGCACGCCTCCATCGACTACGTCCTCAGCTTCGCCGCCGTCACGACCGGCGCCGGGCTGCTGCTGGGCATCGCCACGGCCCACCCGCTCACCGAGGAACCCACCACCCGCCCGACCTGACAGCGTGGCGCCGGGAGTTCCGATGAGGCAGCTCGCCTCGCAGTCGCCTGGGATCGCCGCGCCGCTTGAGCCCGAACGGCGGCCCTGGAACCGGCCACCGGTGATCCCACCGAGTGCGGCGCATGTGCCGGGCGCCTGGAGCGTACGACCCGTCAGGTGCTGCCCGCCAGCCGTCGTGTACGGGCAGCTGCGGGCGGGTGGGGATGTTGTCGGGCGACGGTCAGCCCTGCTGGGATCGGCGGTGCAGCCGCAGGAACCACACCGACAGACCAGCGAAGACAACCGCGCCGGTGACGCCGGCCAGGTGCAGCCCGCCGGTGAACGCGTCGTGCGCCGCGCGCAGCAGGTCGGCCGCAGCCCCGTCGGGAAGTCGGTGCGCAGCGCCGACCGCGCCGGCCAACGTCTCCCGGGCCTGGTGTGCCGCGCCCTCGGGCAGCCCGGCCGACACTGCGTCCGCGACCGGCCCGGCCATCCGCTGCTGGTAGAGGCCGGTGCCCGCCGCGCCGAGCAGCGCCATGCCCAGCGATCCGCCGAGGAAGTTGCTGGTCTCCGACATCGAAGCGGCCGAACCGGCCCGCTCCGCCGGAACCGCGCCCACCACCACGCCGGTGCCGAGCGCGAACAGCGGACCGGTTCCCAGGGCCAGCACCGCCACCCCGACCGCCAACGGCAGCGGCCTGCCGTCGGCGCCGACCTGTGTGATCAGCAGGCAGCCCGGCACCGAGCAGGCCAGCCCGACCGCGATGGCGGCGGGCAGCGGCAGCCTCCGGCCCAGGGCCGGCGCCAGCATCGTGCCCAGCCCCACGCCCAGCCCCATCGGCGCGAACCACAGCGCCGCAGTGGTCGGCGACAGGTCGAGCACGCTCTGGAGGAACTGCGTGCCCAGCAGGCCGGTACCGGCCATCACCACGCCGGCCAGCACCAGCGCGCACAGCACTGCGGTGAAGGTCGGGTTCCGGAACAGCCGCAGGTCCAGCAGCGGCGTGGCCAGGTGCAGTTGCCGCCGGACGAAGAGCGCGCCGACGCCGGCGCCGACCACGATCGCGGCCACCGGCAGCGTCGGGCCGCCGCCCTCGGGCACGGCCAGCCGCTTGATCCCGTAGACGATCGGCAGCACGGCCGCCATCGACAGCGCCACGCTGACCGGATCCAGCCTGCCCCGGTCCGGGTTGCGGAACTCCGGCAGCAGCACCGGCCCGGCCACCAGCACCAGCAGCATCACCGGCGCGGCCACCAGGAACACCGAACCCCACCAGAAGTGCTCCAGCAGGAACCCGCCGAGCACCGGCCCGACGGCCGCGCTGGTGAAGTTGCAGGTGGCCCAGATCGAGATGGCCTGCCCGCGCTGCCGGGCCTCGGCGAACATGCTGGTGATCAGTGCCAGCGTGGACGGCATCAGGGCGGCGCCGGCCAGTCCGAGCAGCAGCCGCGCCGCGATCAGCATCGTCGTACCCGTCGAGAACGCGGCCAGCACGGACGCGGCGCCGAACCCGGCCGCGCCGATCAGCAGCAGCCTTCGCCGGCCGATCCGGTCGCCCAGGGTGCCCATCGTGATCACAAACCCAGCCGTCATAAACCCATAGCTGTCGGTGATCCACAACTGCTCGGTACCGCTCGGCCGCAGGTCCGCCGTCAGCCTTGGCAGCGCCAGGAACAGCACGTTCATGTCCAGGCCGACCAGCAGGGTGGGCAGCGCCAGCAGGGCCAGGCCGAGCCAGGCCCGCCGCCCGGCGCGGGCCGTGGTCGGCGGCGGCGCCGTCTCGGCCGTCGTCGTGCTCATGGGGCAACCTCCTCCGGGTGGATCGTCACGGTATGGTCGGAACCGATCGACGGATCTTGACCTGCGTCGGCGGAATCGTCGGCGGAATCACCGGCGGAATCGTCCGATCTGCTGAATCCAGCGCCGGCATGTCAAGGGCGGCCGACCCGCGACGACCACCCGATGACGGGGCCCGTCCGGGCGCCACGACGGTGAGGAGTCGGACATGAAGTTCCTGCTGATCATGCACATCAACCCGGCCATCATGGAGGAGCTGACCGAGGCCGAACGCCAGGAGATCATGGACGGCCACGGCGAGTTCATAAAAACGATCCGCGAGTCCGGCGAGATGGTCGGCACCGAGGCGCTGGCCGACCCGTCCCAGAGCGCGGTGGTCCGCGTCCGCGACGGTGTGCCGGTCGTCACCGACGGCCCCTACCTGGAGGCCAAGGAGTTCCTGGGCGGCTACTACGTGGTCGACGTCGCGAGCAGGGACCGTGCGCTGGAGCTGGCCGCGTTGATCCCGGATGCCCGGTTCAACGGCCTGGGCATCGAGGTCCGCCAGGTGATCTTCTCCGGCGGCCTGCCCGCGTGAGCGCCGACCGCGCCACCGT is part of the Peterkaempfera bronchialis genome and encodes:
- a CDS encoding MFS transporter, with protein sequence MSTTTAETAPPPTTARAGRRAWLGLALLALPTLLVGLDMNVLFLALPRLTADLRPSGTEQLWITDSYGFMTAGFVITMGTLGDRIGRRRLLLIGAAGFGAASVLAAFSTGTTMLIAARLLLGLAGAALMPSTLALITSMFAEARQRGQAISIWATCNFTSAAVGPVLGGFLLEHFWWGSVFLVAAPVMLLVLVAGPVLLPEFRNPDRGRLDPVSVALSMAAVLPIVYGIKRLAVPEGGGPTLPVAAIVVGAGVGALFVRRQLHLATPLLDLRLFRNPTFTAVLCALVLAGVVMAGTGLLGTQFLQSVLDLSPTTAALWFAPMGLGVGLGTMLAPALGRRLPLPAAIAVGLACSVPGCLLITQVGADGRPLPLAVGVAVLALGTGPLFALGTGVVVGAVPAERAGSAASMSETSNFLGGSLGMALLGAAGTGLYQQRMAGPVADAVSAGLPEGAAHQARETLAGAVGAAHRLPDGAAADLLRAAHDAFTGGLHLAGVTGAVVFAGLSVWFLRLHRRSQQG
- a CDS encoding YciI family protein: MKFLLIMHINPAIMEELTEAERQEIMDGHGEFIKTIRESGEMVGTEALADPSQSAVVRVRDGVPVVTDGPYLEAKEFLGGYYVVDVASRDRALELAALIPDARFNGLGIEVRQVIFSGGLPA